One Tessaracoccus lacteus DNA window includes the following coding sequences:
- the tyrS gene encoding tyrosine--tRNA ligase translates to MNATLDDLAWRGLIAHSTDRDALAAHLDEGPVKFYVGFDPTAQSVHTGNLVQLLLARRLQQAGHRPFMLVGGATGLIGDPKEAGERVMNSVDVVHGWVDKIRAQVERFVSFEGDNAATMVNNYDWTSQMSVLDFLRDVGKHFPVNRMLARDVVARRLESGISYTEFSYVLLQSMDYRELNRRHGVTLQTGGSDQWGNLTAGVELIRRSDQGKVHAMATPLLTKADGTKFGKTESGTVWLDENLTSVYAFYQFFLNAEDAKVIDYLKVFSFRSREEIEALEQATIDAPYKREAQRALADDVTDLVHGRAEREAAAAAAQALFGRGELQELSAHTLDGVVREVKGAEVAGDVTIVDALVAAGLVDSKGAARRAVAEGGAYLNNEKVTDPELLLTGELLLHGRYAILRRGRKTVGAVVRG, encoded by the coding sequence GTGAACGCAACTCTTGACGACCTTGCCTGGCGTGGGCTCATCGCCCACTCGACCGACCGCGACGCCCTGGCGGCGCACCTGGATGAGGGCCCCGTCAAGTTCTATGTGGGCTTCGACCCCACGGCGCAGAGCGTCCACACCGGAAACCTCGTCCAGCTCCTCCTCGCCCGCCGCCTCCAGCAGGCAGGCCACAGGCCCTTCATGCTCGTCGGCGGCGCCACCGGCCTGATCGGCGACCCCAAGGAGGCGGGGGAGCGGGTGATGAACTCTGTTGACGTCGTGCACGGGTGGGTCGACAAGATCCGCGCCCAGGTCGAACGGTTCGTCTCCTTCGAAGGGGACAACGCCGCCACGATGGTCAACAACTACGACTGGACGAGCCAGATGTCCGTGCTGGACTTCCTACGCGACGTCGGCAAGCACTTCCCGGTCAACCGCATGCTGGCGCGCGACGTCGTGGCCCGACGCCTCGAGTCCGGCATCTCCTACACGGAGTTCTCGTACGTTCTGTTGCAGTCGATGGACTACCGCGAGCTCAACAGGCGCCACGGCGTGACGCTGCAGACGGGCGGCTCCGACCAGTGGGGCAACCTCACGGCGGGAGTCGAGCTCATCCGCAGGAGCGACCAGGGCAAGGTGCACGCGATGGCCACGCCTCTACTCACGAAGGCCGACGGCACCAAGTTCGGCAAGACGGAGTCCGGGACCGTGTGGCTCGACGAGAACCTGACGTCTGTGTACGCCTTCTACCAGTTCTTCCTGAACGCGGAGGATGCGAAGGTCATCGACTACCTGAAGGTCTTCTCCTTCCGTAGCAGGGAGGAGATCGAGGCGCTCGAGCAGGCCACGATCGACGCCCCGTACAAGCGGGAAGCCCAACGCGCCCTGGCCGACGACGTGACCGATCTGGTGCACGGCAGGGCGGAGCGGGAGGCCGCCGCCGCGGCCGCCCAGGCCCTGTTCGGCAGGGGAGAGCTCCAGGAGCTGTCCGCGCACACGCTCGACGGTGTGGTGCGTGAGGTCAAGGGTGCCGAGGTCGCCGGCGACGTGACAATCGTCGACGCGCTCGTCGCCGCCGGCCTCGTGGACTCCAAGGGGGCGGCGCGCCGCGCAGTCGCCGAGGGAGGCGCCTACCTGAACAACGAGAAGGTGACCGACCCCGAACTCCTGCTGACGGGGGAGCTCCTCCTGCACGGTCGCTACGCGATCCTGCGGCGGGGACGCAAGACGGTGGGAGCCGTGGTCCGAGGCTGA
- the argH gene encoding argininosuccinate lyase: MFALSKSTQFDWRLALHDIAGSRAHAKALRAAGLLDEGQADAMDAGLAELARRVEAGEFVAADSDEDVHGALERGLKEIVGPELGGRIRAGRSRNDQIATLIRSYLRHEIRLIAQDVDGVIAALAAQATTYLGAVMPGRTHLQSAQPILLSHHLLAHAWPLVRDIDRLRDLDRRLAVSPYGSAALAGTSLGLDPELVARELGFDSSVPNSIDGTAARDLTAEAAYVLAQIGVDLSRLSEDVILWCTAEFGFATLDDAWSTGSSIMPQKKNPDVAELARGKAGRLIGNLAGLLATFKGLPLAYNRDLQEDKEPIFDGLDQLHVLVPAVAGMVGTLTFHPERMAEVAPRGFSLATDVADHLVRSGVPFAVAHEVAGETVRYCEAGGTTLQDLSREDLPKISEHLDEGVLDVLTVEGSVASRNGRGGTAPDRVQDQLGELDAARSELGAWAATA; encoded by the coding sequence ATGTTCGCGCTGTCGAAGTCGACGCAGTTCGACTGGCGGCTGGCGCTGCACGACATCGCCGGCTCGCGCGCGCACGCGAAGGCCCTGCGGGCGGCGGGCCTGCTGGACGAGGGGCAGGCCGATGCCATGGACGCGGGCCTGGCAGAGCTGGCCCGACGGGTCGAGGCGGGCGAGTTCGTCGCGGCAGACTCCGACGAGGACGTGCACGGGGCACTGGAGCGCGGGCTCAAGGAGATCGTCGGACCGGAGCTGGGTGGCCGCATCCGCGCAGGCCGGTCCCGCAACGACCAGATCGCGACGCTCATCCGCAGCTACCTCCGCCACGAGATCCGCCTCATCGCGCAGGACGTCGACGGCGTCATCGCGGCGCTGGCGGCGCAGGCGACGACGTACCTCGGCGCCGTGATGCCCGGGCGCACGCACCTGCAGTCGGCGCAACCCATCCTGCTCAGCCACCACCTCCTCGCGCACGCCTGGCCGCTCGTGCGCGACATCGACCGGCTCCGCGACCTCGACCGCAGGCTCGCGGTCAGCCCGTACGGCTCCGCAGCGCTGGCCGGCACGTCGCTGGGGCTGGACCCCGAGCTCGTCGCGCGGGAGCTGGGCTTCGACTCGTCGGTCCCCAACTCCATCGACGGCACCGCTGCGCGCGACCTGACTGCAGAGGCGGCCTACGTCCTCGCGCAGATCGGCGTCGACCTGTCGCGGCTGAGCGAGGACGTGATCCTCTGGTGCACGGCGGAGTTCGGGTTCGCGACGCTGGACGACGCCTGGTCGACGGGGTCGTCGATCATGCCCCAGAAGAAGAACCCGGACGTCGCCGAGCTGGCGCGTGGCAAAGCCGGTCGACTCATTGGGAACCTGGCCGGGCTGCTGGCGACGTTCAAGGGGCTGCCGCTCGCGTACAACCGCGACCTGCAGGAGGACAAGGAGCCCATCTTCGACGGCCTTGACCAGCTGCACGTGCTGGTGCCCGCCGTCGCAGGGATGGTCGGGACGCTGACGTTCCACCCGGAGCGGATGGCGGAGGTCGCGCCCAGGGGCTTCTCGCTGGCGACCGATGTGGCGGACCACCTGGTCCGCTCCGGCGTCCCCTTCGCCGTCGCGCACGAGGTGGCTGGCGAGACCGTCCGGTACTGCGAGGCCGGTGGCACCACGCTGCAGGACCTGTCCAGGGAGGATCTGCCGAAGATCTCCGAACACCTGGACGAGGGCGTCCTCGATGTGCTCACGGTCGAGGGCTCCGTCGCCTCGCGCAACGGCCGCGGCGGCACCGCCCCGGACCGCGTCCAAGACCAGCTCGGCGAACTGGACGCCGCGCGCTCCGAGTTGGGCGCCTGGGCGGCGACCGCCTGA
- a CDS encoding arginine repressor: MANPTRTGRLAVLRQLLQEARFTSQGELIDALGEHGIVVSQPTLSKDLLELGAVRQRAVGGALVYAAALEEGEDAVLEKLARLCAELLQSIRHAGTQILIKTPPGAAQYFASYLDQACLHGVLGTIAGDDTLLVIATDEEAAESTVGQISEMTRTGRPAEREQL; encoded by the coding sequence ATGGCTAACCCGACCCGCACCGGGCGCCTCGCGGTGCTGCGGCAACTCCTGCAGGAGGCGCGCTTCACGTCGCAGGGGGAACTCATCGACGCGCTGGGGGAGCACGGCATCGTCGTCAGCCAGCCGACGCTGTCCAAGGACCTCCTCGAGTTGGGCGCCGTCAGGCAACGGGCCGTGGGCGGCGCCCTCGTGTACGCAGCGGCACTGGAGGAGGGGGAGGACGCCGTCCTCGAGAAGCTGGCCCGGCTGTGTGCCGAGCTGCTGCAGTCCATCCGGCACGCCGGAACCCAGATCCTCATCAAGACGCCGCCCGGGGCGGCGCAGTACTTCGCGTCGTACCTCGACCAGGCCTGCCTCCACGGCGTCCTCGGTACGATCGCAGGCGACGACACCCTCCTGGTGATCGCCACGGACGAAGAGGCCGCAGAGTCGACGGTCGGACAGATCTCGGAGATGACCCGGACCGGAAGGCCGGCGGAGAGGGAGCAGTTGTGA
- a CDS encoding acetylornithine transaminase, protein MTQDQLIHRYDAVMMNAFGAPKRVFARGEGVHVWDADGRRYTDLLSGIAVLALGHANPAVTRAITDQLHQLGHVSNFFASEPQIRLAERLAALTGAAETRVFFANSGTEANEAAFKITRLTRRTRIIAMEGSFHGRTMGALALTSSEKYRAPFEPLPGDVTFVPFGDAPALAAAVDETVAAVILETVQGENGVVPVPAGFLAEARRITREAGALLWIDEVQTGMGRSGEYLAHRADGIVADLVTLAKGLGNGFPIGACLASGPAAGLITPGLHGTTFGGNPVAAAAGNAVLDQLEGGVLENARAVGAWLADAIRELGHPKIAEVRGRGLLLGVVLTEDIAPRVADAALEAGWIINAPRPGVLRVAPPLISTREDLEGFVAVLPGLLDAHG, encoded by the coding sequence ATGACACAGGATCAGCTGATCCACCGCTACGACGCAGTCATGATGAACGCCTTCGGTGCACCCAAGCGGGTCTTCGCCCGCGGCGAGGGAGTCCACGTCTGGGACGCCGACGGCCGGCGCTACACCGACCTGCTGTCGGGCATCGCGGTCCTGGCGCTCGGCCACGCCAACCCTGCGGTGACGCGGGCGATCACGGACCAGCTCCACCAGCTGGGGCACGTCTCGAACTTTTTCGCCAGCGAGCCGCAGATCCGCCTCGCCGAGCGCCTCGCCGCGCTGACCGGGGCCGCCGAGACGCGCGTGTTCTTCGCGAACTCCGGAACCGAGGCGAACGAGGCGGCCTTCAAGATCACGAGGCTGACCAGACGCACCCGGATCATCGCGATGGAGGGCTCCTTCCACGGACGTACCATGGGGGCGCTGGCGCTGACCTCCTCCGAGAAGTACCGCGCGCCGTTCGAGCCGCTGCCCGGAGACGTGACCTTCGTGCCGTTCGGCGACGCCCCGGCGCTGGCCGCCGCGGTCGATGAGACCGTGGCCGCCGTCATCCTGGAGACGGTGCAGGGGGAGAACGGCGTCGTGCCCGTGCCCGCCGGATTCCTCGCGGAGGCGCGGCGGATCACCCGCGAGGCGGGCGCGCTGCTCTGGATCGACGAGGTCCAGACCGGCATGGGGCGCAGCGGTGAGTATCTCGCCCACCGGGCCGACGGCATCGTCGCGGATCTCGTGACGCTGGCCAAGGGGCTCGGCAACGGCTTCCCCATCGGAGCGTGCCTCGCCTCCGGACCCGCCGCAGGGCTGATCACCCCCGGCCTCCACGGCACCACCTTCGGCGGCAACCCCGTCGCCGCAGCCGCGGGCAACGCCGTCCTCGACCAGCTCGAGGGAGGCGTGCTGGAGAACGCGCGCGCCGTCGGCGCCTGGCTGGCCGACGCGATCCGGGAACTGGGCCACCCGAAGATCGCCGAGGTCCGGGGCCGCGGGCTGCTGCTCGGCGTCGTCCTGACCGAGGACATCGCCCCCCGGGTGGCGGATGCCGCGCTGGAGGCGGGCTGGATCATCAACGCGCCGCGCCCCGGGGTGCTTCGCGTCGCCCCGCCCCTTATCTCGACGCGCGAGGACCTCGAGGGCTTCGTCGCCGTGCTGCCCGGGCTGCTGGACGCCCATGGCTAA
- the argB gene encoding acetylglutamate kinase, whose amino-acid sequence MSPKTLVQRHPELLTKASTLIEALPWLAQYAGETVVIKYGGNAMIDDDLKRAFAEDIVFLKRVGVKPVVVHGGGPQITEMLDRLGIVSEFRGGLRVTTPEAMDVVRMVLVGQVGRELVNLINQHGNFAVGMSGEDGGLFSATRRGLQVGDEEIDLGLVGDVDAVDPSSLIDLIDAGRIPVVATVAPDKQGNALNINGDTSAAALAVALGAKRLVMLTNVAGVYANWPDEESIITQIGTDEVRAMLPSLDAGMIPKMEACLRAVEGGVTSATVIDGRVKHCLLLEIFTNEGVGTMVTNEEPGA is encoded by the coding sequence ATGAGCCCGAAGACCCTGGTGCAGCGGCACCCTGAGCTCCTCACCAAGGCATCCACGCTCATCGAGGCGCTGCCCTGGCTCGCGCAGTACGCGGGGGAGACGGTCGTCATCAAGTACGGCGGCAACGCGATGATCGACGACGACCTCAAGCGGGCGTTCGCCGAGGACATCGTGTTCCTCAAGCGCGTCGGCGTGAAGCCGGTGGTCGTGCATGGCGGCGGGCCGCAGATCACCGAGATGCTCGACAGGCTGGGGATCGTGTCGGAGTTCCGAGGCGGGCTGCGCGTCACGACCCCGGAGGCGATGGACGTCGTACGGATGGTGCTCGTCGGCCAGGTCGGCCGGGAGCTCGTCAACCTGATCAACCAGCACGGCAACTTCGCCGTCGGCATGTCTGGGGAGGACGGCGGGCTGTTCAGCGCGACCCGGCGCGGGCTGCAGGTCGGCGACGAGGAGATCGACCTCGGGCTGGTCGGCGACGTCGACGCGGTGGACCCGAGCTCGCTGATCGACCTGATCGACGCAGGGCGCATCCCCGTCGTCGCGACGGTCGCGCCCGACAAGCAGGGCAACGCGCTCAACATCAACGGCGATACCTCGGCGGCGGCCCTCGCCGTGGCGCTCGGGGCGAAGCGGCTCGTGATGCTGACCAACGTCGCGGGGGTCTACGCGAACTGGCCCGACGAGGAGTCGATCATCACGCAGATCGGCACCGACGAGGTCCGGGCGATGCTGCCGTCGCTCGATGCGGGCATGATCCCCAAGATGGAGGCCTGCCTGCGTGCGGTTGAGGGCGGCGTCACGTCCGCGACGGTCATCGACGGACGCGTTAAGCACTGCCTGCTGCTCGAGATCTTCACGAACGAGGGCGTGGGCACCATGGTCACGAACGAGGAGCCGGGAGCATGA
- the argJ gene encoding bifunctional glutamate N-acetyltransferase/amino-acid acetyltransferase ArgJ, which translates to MSITAPQGFVAAGVTAGLKPSGRADVALVRNLGPSMSAAAVFTSNRVFAAPVKWSRQAVADGQLQAVILNSGGANACTGPEGFADSAATASRVADRLGLITDNVAVCSTGLIGVRLPMDLLLAGVDDAAANLASDGGPDAARAIMTTDTVPKEAVVEGAGWSIGGMAKGAGMLAPGLATMLVVLTTDAELPADALQGALREATRLSFDRADSDGCMSTNDTVILMSSGASGVAPGAAEFTAALTALCQDLAAQLIADAEGAAHEIAIEVTGAASERDAEVVGREIARSNLFKCAIFGGDPNWGRVLSAIGVTDAAFDADDLDVSFNGVMVCRAGQIGEPRDLVDLSGRHVRVTVDLHAGDRSATILTNDLTYDYVKENAEYST; encoded by the coding sequence GTGAGCATCACCGCACCCCAGGGATTCGTCGCGGCCGGCGTCACGGCCGGCCTCAAGCCGAGCGGCCGCGCCGACGTCGCGCTGGTCCGCAACCTCGGCCCGTCCATGTCCGCCGCCGCGGTCTTCACCAGCAACCGCGTCTTCGCCGCACCCGTGAAGTGGTCGCGGCAGGCAGTGGCGGACGGCCAGCTGCAGGCCGTCATCCTCAACTCCGGCGGCGCCAACGCCTGCACGGGGCCGGAGGGCTTCGCCGACTCGGCGGCCACGGCCTCGCGCGTCGCGGACCGGCTCGGCCTCATCACGGACAACGTCGCGGTGTGCTCCACCGGCCTGATCGGCGTACGCCTGCCCATGGACCTGCTGCTCGCCGGCGTCGACGACGCGGCCGCTAACCTGGCTTCCGACGGCGGCCCCGACGCCGCCAGGGCCATCATGACGACCGACACCGTCCCGAAGGAGGCCGTTGTCGAGGGCGCCGGCTGGAGCATCGGCGGGATGGCCAAGGGCGCCGGCATGCTGGCCCCCGGACTCGCAACGATGCTCGTCGTGCTGACGACCGACGCCGAGCTGCCCGCGGACGCTCTGCAGGGGGCGCTGCGGGAGGCCACCCGGCTGAGCTTCGACCGGGCCGACTCCGACGGGTGCATGTCCACCAATGACACGGTCATCCTGATGTCGTCGGGTGCCTCGGGCGTCGCCCCCGGGGCCGCAGAGTTCACGGCGGCCCTCACCGCGCTGTGCCAGGATCTCGCCGCTCAGCTGATCGCCGATGCCGAGGGCGCCGCGCACGAGATCGCCATCGAGGTGACCGGGGCTGCGAGCGAACGCGACGCAGAGGTCGTCGGCCGCGAGATCGCGCGGTCGAACCTGTTCAAGTGCGCGATCTTCGGCGGCGACCCCAACTGGGGTCGCGTGCTGTCCGCCATCGGTGTCACCGACGCCGCCTTCGACGCCGACGACCTCGACGTCTCCTTCAACGGCGTCATGGTCTGCCGCGCCGGGCAGATCGGCGAACCGCGCGACCTGGTCGACCTCAGCGGCCGCCACGTCCGCGTCACCGTCGACCTGCACGCAGGCGACCGGAGCGCCACCATCCTCACCAACGACCTCACCTATGACTACGTCAAGGAGAACGCGGAGTACTCGACATGA
- the argC gene encoding N-acetyl-gamma-glutamyl-phosphate reductase — protein sequence MTYSVAVAGCTGYAGGELLRLLLAHPDVSIGALTGNSSVGDLLGQHQPHLAPLADRVVQETSAEVLAGHDVVFLALPHGTSAAIAEQLGDDVVVIDAGADFRLNDATQWEKFYGTPHAGTWPYGLPELPGAREALAGSRRVAVPGCYPTACTLALLPAVAGSLVDPSQIVIVAASGTSGAGKSLKANLLGSEVMGSMSPYGVGGIHRHTPEITQNLSGVTDEQVVVSFTPTLAPMPRGILATCSAPVAPGVTTETARATFEAFYADEPFVDLLPEGVWPQTASIVGSNRVIVQVVVDETAGRLIAISAIDNLTKGTAGGAVQSMNLALGLPEGSGLSTVGVAP from the coding sequence ATGACCTACTCAGTCGCAGTGGCAGGCTGCACCGGCTACGCGGGGGGCGAGCTCCTCCGGCTCCTCCTTGCCCATCCCGACGTGAGCATCGGGGCGCTGACCGGGAACTCCAGCGTCGGCGATCTCCTCGGCCAGCATCAGCCGCACCTCGCACCGCTCGCCGACCGCGTCGTGCAGGAGACGAGCGCCGAGGTGCTCGCCGGCCACGACGTCGTGTTCCTCGCGCTGCCGCACGGCACCTCTGCGGCGATCGCCGAGCAGCTGGGCGACGATGTCGTCGTCATCGACGCGGGCGCGGACTTCAGGCTGAACGACGCCACGCAGTGGGAGAAGTTCTACGGAACGCCCCATGCGGGCACCTGGCCGTACGGGCTGCCCGAGCTCCCCGGGGCGCGCGAGGCGCTGGCCGGCAGCCGCCGCGTGGCCGTCCCCGGCTGCTATCCGACGGCGTGCACGCTCGCACTGCTGCCCGCGGTCGCCGGCTCGCTCGTCGACCCGTCGCAGATCGTCATCGTCGCCGCCAGCGGCACCTCCGGCGCCGGCAAGTCCCTGAAGGCGAACCTGCTCGGCTCCGAGGTGATGGGCTCCATGAGCCCCTACGGCGTCGGCGGCATCCACCGGCACACGCCCGAGATCACCCAGAATCTCTCGGGTGTCACCGACGAGCAGGTCGTCGTCTCCTTCACCCCGACCCTGGCGCCCATGCCGCGTGGCATCCTCGCGACCTGCTCCGCGCCCGTCGCGCCCGGCGTCACGACCGAGACGGCGCGCGCCACCTTCGAGGCCTTCTACGCGGACGAGCCCTTCGTCGACCTGCTCCCCGAGGGCGTCTGGCCGCAGACCGCATCGATCGTCGGCTCGAACCGCGTCATCGTCCAGGTCGTCGTCGACGAGACGGCCGGACGGCTCATCGCCATCAGCGCGATCGACAACCTGACGAAGGGCACCGCCGGCGGCGCGGTGCAGTCCATGAACCTTGCCCTCGGCCTGCCCGAGGGCTCCGGCCTCAGCACGGTAGGAGTGGCCCCGTGA
- a CDS encoding TetR/AcrR family transcriptional regulator, with translation MALSRAAITGAGLEILDTYGLGDLSMRRVADTLGVQAGALYYHVPNKQSLLAALADEVLNAVDVPEAGLPLGEWLFAWASALRAALLARRDGAELVASSLALGLGGIDPTVPAVDRLAEAGVAMPGPTARALLHLVLGQAVTEQTQSQMHALGVLTSFDVRRAEQDFACGVGIFVDGVSSRAPIAR, from the coding sequence ATGGCGCTCAGTAGGGCGGCGATCACCGGGGCGGGGCTCGAGATCCTCGACACCTACGGCCTCGGCGACCTGAGCATGCGGCGCGTCGCGGACACGCTCGGCGTGCAGGCCGGGGCGCTGTACTACCACGTCCCCAACAAGCAGAGCCTGCTCGCGGCCCTCGCGGACGAGGTGCTCAACGCCGTGGACGTCCCCGAGGCGGGGCTGCCCCTCGGGGAGTGGCTCTTCGCGTGGGCCTCGGCGCTGAGAGCTGCGCTGCTGGCCCGTCGCGACGGCGCGGAGCTGGTCGCCTCCTCGCTCGCGCTGGGGCTGGGCGGCATCGACCCGACGGTGCCGGCCGTCGACAGGCTGGCTGAGGCCGGCGTGGCGATGCCGGGGCCGACAGCCCGGGCGCTGCTGCACCTCGTCCTGGGGCAGGCGGTCACGGAGCAGACGCAGTCGCAGATGCACGCCCTCGGGGTTCTGACGAGCTTCGATGTCCGACGTGCGGAGCAGGACTTCGCCTGCGGCGTCGGCATCTTCGTCGACGGGGTCAGCTCGCGGGCGCCCATCGCCCGATGA
- a CDS encoding GNAT family N-acetyltransferase, producing MEITRLPRPTDPAGPGFAPFELDARLWDEVLVETAGDADLGQSALRRWAECDPNPHTSTHWFGASVDSRMVGVATLDLPQQDNRCIAYVSVAVERDSRGRGIGGALLEAALETARADGRTIVQAWTWETRRDPAEGGLSARDGDGVIDPASPRAGFLLAHGFRLAQVETMSRLMLPDRNRLLGMLGEAADAAGDDYELVSWVGATPPGHLDDVARLMETMSTDVPTGEAELEAEAFDAARVRLADARLDLAGATQIITAARHRRTGALVGFTRLIHDPARPEVGDQWDTLVVGPHRGHGLGLWMKCRNLIELGDARPAARRVVTGNASENAHMLAINTRLGFVPVATSGWFERRESTDGAQ from the coding sequence GTGGAGATCACGCGCCTGCCTCGCCCGACGGACCCCGCTGGCCCCGGTTTCGCGCCCTTCGAGCTGGACGCCCGGCTGTGGGACGAGGTCCTCGTTGAGACGGCCGGTGACGCCGACCTCGGCCAGTCAGCGCTGCGGCGGTGGGCCGAGTGCGATCCCAACCCGCACACCAGCACCCACTGGTTCGGCGCGTCGGTCGACTCACGCATGGTCGGGGTCGCGACGCTGGATCTGCCGCAGCAGGACAACCGGTGCATCGCGTACGTGTCGGTGGCCGTCGAGCGCGACAGCAGGGGGCGCGGCATCGGCGGCGCGCTGCTGGAGGCCGCGCTGGAGACGGCGCGGGCCGACGGGCGCACGATCGTCCAGGCCTGGACCTGGGAGACACGTCGGGACCCGGCCGAGGGGGGCCTCAGCGCGCGCGACGGGGACGGCGTCATCGACCCGGCCTCCCCGCGCGCCGGCTTCCTCCTCGCCCACGGATTCCGCCTCGCCCAGGTCGAGACGATGTCCCGGCTCATGCTGCCCGACCGCAACCGGCTGCTCGGCATGCTGGGCGAGGCGGCGGACGCGGCCGGCGACGACTACGAGCTGGTGAGCTGGGTCGGAGCGACTCCGCCCGGCCACCTGGACGACGTCGCCCGCCTCATGGAGACCATGAGCACCGACGTTCCGACGGGGGAAGCGGAGCTGGAGGCCGAGGCCTTCGACGCGGCCCGCGTGCGCCTCGCCGACGCCCGACTCGACCTCGCCGGTGCCACCCAGATCATCACCGCCGCCCGGCACCGTCGCACCGGAGCCCTGGTCGGCTTCACGCGGCTGATCCACGACCCGGCGCGCCCCGAGGTCGGCGACCAGTGGGACACGCTCGTGGTGGGGCCGCACCGCGGCCACGGCCTCGGGCTGTGGATGAAGTGCCGCAACCTCATCGAGCTCGGCGACGCCCGGCCTGCGGCCCGCCGGGTCGTCACGGGTAACGCGTCGGAGAACGCCCACATGCTCGCCATCAACACGCGACTCGGGTTCGTTCCCGTGGCGACCTCCGGCTGGTTCGAGCGGCGGGAGTCGACCGATGGCGCTCAGTAG
- a CDS encoding cysteine hydrolase family protein, giving the protein MTDNAWLVVIDGQRIFADPASEWGSPLWPGALEVISTLLPRFAGRTLLTRWVPPAPEKRVGSWRDYMAAWPFADRASDDPYLALVDELAAVDAAVVDAPTFGKWEALAPLVGEAPDLVVVGVSTDCCVISTVLPAADAGARITVVTDGCAGSTPENQTAALQVMGLFPPQVRLCTAAELN; this is encoded by the coding sequence ATGACTGACAACGCTTGGCTCGTGGTGATCGACGGACAGCGGATCTTCGCGGACCCTGCGAGCGAGTGGGGTTCGCCCCTGTGGCCCGGGGCACTCGAGGTGATCTCCACGCTGCTGCCGCGGTTCGCCGGTCGCACCCTGCTGACCCGCTGGGTGCCGCCCGCACCGGAGAAGAGGGTCGGTTCGTGGCGCGACTACATGGCGGCCTGGCCGTTCGCCGACCGTGCCTCAGACGACCCCTACCTCGCGCTGGTCGACGAGCTCGCCGCCGTCGACGCGGCGGTTGTGGACGCCCCGACGTTCGGCAAGTGGGAGGCGCTGGCCCCGCTGGTCGGTGAGGCCCCGGATCTGGTGGTCGTCGGGGTGTCGACCGACTGCTGCGTGATCTCGACGGTTCTCCCGGCGGCCGACGCGGGAGCGCGCATCACGGTGGTCACAGACGGCTGCGCGGGCTCGACGCCGGAGAACCAGACGGCCGCTCTGCAGGTGATGGGGCTGTTCCCGCCGCAGGTGCGCCTGTGTACCGCGGCCGAACTGAACTGA
- a CDS encoding PfkB family carbohydrate kinase, with product MPRVIHTGQALVDATATVPALPARGQNVMGERWSQSAGGAVNILAAAARSGAACVHAGAIGTGPNGDLVRAALAAEGVVWSADPVEELDTALCVVLVEPTGERTFVTLQGAERRLTVEALSSARPRPGDLVCVTGYTLAVDSTRDPLLTWLPSLPTGAPVVLDPGAAFAGLPAQIRDEMLSATSVWTSNLEEARALVGDLDMAAAASAMSGLLPDGAISIVRDGPAGCAVQADGVVTSVPGYPRRPVDTNGAGDAHTGVLLAERAAGTGWAEACRRANIAGAITVTRLGPATCPTRAEIDAFDAALLQHSTHD from the coding sequence ATGCCCCGCGTCATCCACACCGGTCAGGCCCTCGTCGATGCCACCGCCACTGTCCCCGCGCTGCCGGCGCGCGGCCAGAACGTGATGGGCGAGCGGTGGAGCCAGTCCGCGGGCGGGGCCGTCAACATCCTCGCGGCGGCCGCCCGATCGGGAGCGGCGTGCGTGCACGCCGGGGCGATCGGGACGGGTCCGAACGGCGACCTCGTGCGCGCCGCTCTGGCGGCGGAGGGCGTCGTCTGGTCCGCAGATCCCGTGGAGGAGCTCGATACCGCCCTGTGCGTCGTGCTGGTCGAGCCGACGGGGGAGCGGACGTTCGTCACGCTGCAGGGCGCGGAGCGGAGGCTCACCGTCGAGGCTCTGTCGTCTGCGCGCCCTCGTCCCGGTGACCTGGTGTGCGTCACGGGGTACACGCTCGCGGTCGACTCGACGCGCGACCCGCTGCTCACCTGGCTCCCGTCGCTGCCGACTGGGGCTCCGGTCGTGCTCGACCCGGGGGCCGCGTTCGCCGGCCTCCCGGCGCAGATCCGCGACGAGATGCTGTCGGCGACCAGCGTGTGGACGTCGAACCTCGAGGAGGCGCGGGCTCTGGTCGGCGACCTCGACATGGCGGCCGCGGCGTCAGCGATGTCCGGGCTCCTCCCGGACGGGGCGATCAGCATCGTGCGCGACGGGCCGGCCGGCTGCGCAGTGCAGGCCGACGGCGTGGTCACCAGCGTGCCCGGCTACCCGCGGCGCCCCGTCGACACGAACGGCGCCGGCGACGCCCACACGGGTGTGCTCCTCGCGGAGCGCGCAGCGGGCACAGGCTGGGCCGAGGCCTGCCGACGCGCGAACATCGCCGGGGCGATCACCGTGACGCGGCTGGGGCCGGCCACCTGCCCGACGCGCGCCGAGATCGACGCCTTCGACGCCGCCCTGCTGCAACACTCGACGCATGACTGA